CCTGGTAAACGACCTCGCCACCGAGGTAGAGCCCCACATCGACACGCTGGCCGGCATCAAATCAACCTACCCCATTTACTCCGTGCTCGGCAACCACGATTACGCCGACTACGTGCAGTGGCCGTCCCGCGAGGCCAAGGAGGCCAACCTGGAGCGGCTCAAGCAAAACCACGCCAAAATAGGCTGGGAGCTGCTCCTGGACGAGGCCCGCACCGTGGAGCGCAACGGCGAGAAGATTGCCGTGCTGGGCGTGCAGAACTGGGGCGCGCAGATGCGCTTCCCTAAGTACGGCAACCTGGCCAAAGCCCACGCCGCCGCCGACCCCGCCGCCCCGTTCAAGATTCTGCTCTCCCACGACCCGTCGCACTGGGACGCCCAGGTGCAAAACTACCCCGACATCGACTTGATGCTGGCCGGCCACACCCACGGCATGCAGTTTGGCGTCAACCTGCCCTTTTTCAAGTGGAGCCCCGTGCAATACGCCTACAAGCAGTGGGCCGGGCTGTATGAGAAAGGCAAGCAGCTGCTCTACGTCAACGCCGGCCTGGGCTACATTGGCTACCCCGGCCGCGTCGGCTTCCTCCCCGAAATCACCGTGTTCGAGCTGCGCAGAGCGTAATTATAGCTGTAGAAGTGAGAGAGGTGAGACCTGAGAAGTGAGACTTCGGGCTGACGTCAGCGCCAGCGGAACAGAGTCTCACCTCTCATGTCTCACCTTCTCATTTCTAATCCAACAACCACAACAGTAGGCGGTGCGTATACGCGCCATTCCCGGTTCTGGGACTCTCTCCATTTCTCTCTCAAGCCTACTGTACCCATGAAAAAGACCTTGCTGCTGCTCTCTGCCGCCGCTGCTTTCACCGTAGCCTCGTGCTCCGACAACAAGACGGCCGAAACCACTACGACCACCACAACTACCGAATCGTCCTCGTCGACCAACGCCTCGGCCGGTGACATGGATGTGGAGTACCGCAACCGGGCCGGCCGCATTGCCGACCAGATGGCCTCGGATATGAAAATCACGGACACGGCCGTGGTGTCGCGCATCCGGACTACCTACTACAACCGCGCCCGCCGCATGGGTGAGCTGCGCACCAAGTACACGGCCGACACGGCCGGCATGGCCGCCGAAATGCGCACGGTGTACGCCGAAACCGACAGCGAATTCAAAGGCTACCTGCCCGCCGAATCGTATACGACTTACGAGTCGAGCCGTACCAATTACTATGATGAGCGTTTCATGGACGGCAGCGACATGAGCTCGTCTTCGTCGTCTTCGATGGACAACTCGGGTAGCACTCCTACTTCTGCCATGGAACCCGGCTCGAAGATGAAAAACGACGACGGCTCGAAAGTGAAAATAAAAGCCGACGGCGACGTGAAAATCAAAGACGCCGAGGGCAACAAGATGAAGATGGACGGTGACGACGGCACCGTGAAGATGAAGCCCGAAGAAGGCGACAAAACTAAAATCAAGTAAGCCTGCCCGTTGGCTGCTTTTTTGCCTGTCCTGAAGCCCGCACCTGCAACGGTGCGGGCTTTTTCTTTCTCCCTCTTGCGACACTACCGCCCCGGTGTGCGTTAGTTTGCAGTTGATGACACGGTTTCTGGTACAGATACGCAACGCCTTGGGGCCGCGGTGGCGCGGCGGGCTGCTGCTAGCCTTGCTGCTATGGGCAGGCGGAGCAGCAGCGCAAGTGCGCGTTACGGGCTCGGTGTCGGAAGCGGCGACGCGCCGGCCGGTGCCGGGGGCCTCGGTGGTGGTGCAGCGCACGGGCCGCGGCGTGGTGGCCTCGCCGGAAGGCGAGTTCGACGTGACGGCCGCCTCTACCGACACGCTGCTGTTTCGGGCCGTGGGCTTCAAGGCGCAGCGCCTGCCGCTGGGCGGCACCGGTCTTTCCCAGCTTATCGTGCAGATTCGCCTGCAGCCTGACACCGTGCGCCTAAGCGAAGTGCGGGTGCAGGAGGGCCGCCCCGACCGTGCCACTATCAACCGGGCCTTGCGCAACATCAAGCGCCCCAGCACCGCCCCGGCCAGCGCCGCCAAGCGCCCCCCGGCCCCCAAACCTCTGTTCCCCGTCGACTCAACGGCGCCCAAGGCTCCCACGCCTACCCTGCAAAGCCCTGTGAGCCTGCTCTACGACCAGTTCTCGCGCGAAGGCAAAGAGCGCCGCAAGATGGAGGAAATCCGCGCCCAGGAAGCCGCCGAAAAAGCCCGCCAGGCCCGCCAGCGCTACAACAAGAACTTCAAGGACAACCGCGGGTATGAGTGAAGCTAGGGTCTTGGGGACTTAAGAACGGCTTTTGGCCAAAGTGGCTTCTGGCCGAAGTCTTAGCCGCCGCAGGCGGCGTGACTTCGAGCCATAGCAATGGGGCAAGTCTCCCGACTTGCGGCCGCGCAGCGGCCATGCGGAACTGCGCCACGTGAACGGTGGATAAGAAGATGTAACGCGAAGTTTCACTTCGCGAGGCGTCAGAACAAAATCGTGTGGTAACGCCCTAACGCGTCGCGAAGTGAAACTTCGCGTTACATCTTCTTATCCACCGTTCACGTGGCGCGGTACCGAATGGCCGCTGCGCGGCCGCAAGTCGGGAGACTTGCCCCATTCGTCGGCGGGCAGACGCCTCGCCTCCGGCGAGAAGTCTGCCGCCAGGAACAACCTACTTCCTACTGCTTTGCGTAAGCTGAGGTATGCGAATTGGATATCCTTGTGTGAATGAATCGTTGGACTGCACGTCCACGAGTACCTTTCGGCTGGCTTCTTACTCCGACGAGCGGGTGGAGCAGGCCGTGGCCAATAACCTGGCTTGCTTGCAGCGCATTCTGGAGTATAATGTGGAGCACGGGCTGCTGTTCTTCCGGATTGGGTCGGGCATTGTGCCGTTTGGCTCCCACCCTATCAACACCTACCCCTGGCAAACCCGCTTTGCGGCCGAGTTCCGGGCCATTGGCGACTATATCAAAGCCCACGACATGCGCGTGTCGTTCCACCCCGATCAGTTCGTGGTGCTCAACTCGCCCAACCCCGACATTGTGCAGCGCAGCATCGAGGAGTTGGTGTACCAGGGCTCCATGCTGGATTTGATGGGCCTCGACAGCACTGCCAAGCTGCAAATTCACCTGGGCGGCCTCTACGGCGACCGGGACGCGGCCATTGAGCGGTTTATCAGCGTGTGGCACACCTTGCCGGAGGCCGTGCAGGTGCGGCTGGTGGTCGAAAATGACGACCGGCTGTTTAGCCTCCAGGACTGCCTACGCCTGCACGCGGCCACGGGCACGCCCATCTTGTTCGACAATTTCCACCACGAATGCCTGAACAACGGAGAGCCTATGCCCGAGGCTTTGCGCCTAGCCGCCGCCACCTGGCACCCCACCCGCGACGGCGTGATGATGATGGACTACAGCTCCCAGTCGCCGGGTGAGCGTCGGGGCAAGCATGTGGCTTCGATTGAGGAAGACCTGTTTCGCAGCTTTTTGCAAGATCTGGGCGACCTGGACGCTGACATCATGCTTGAAATCAAGGACAAGGAAGTTAGCGCCCATAAGGCTTGCGGCATCATGCGGGAGCTGGCTCTCCTGCCGCCCGCTCGCCCTGGCTACGCGCCGCCCACGCCCAAAGAAGTGCTGGCTGCTACTGAGGGTCCGGCCCCCAAAAAGCCGCGCCGCAAAACTGCCAAAGTCGCAGAAGCTTCCGCTGCCACCCAACCCGCCGACGAAGCCGCTGCCTCCTAAGTGGGCGCCGGCTTACCGGCCCTGCATACGCTTACCTCCTTTTTATGCCAACCGACCAACTCACCACCACCCTCACTGCCCTGCAAGGCGGCCTGACGAGCATTCCGCTCAGCACTGCCCACACCACCATCGACCAATGGCAGCAAACTCTGCAACAAAGCGGGGAGCCAGCCCTTCAGGATATTGACCGGGAGCTAGGCAATCTGCAATCCATGCTGAGTATGAAGAACGGGCTGGATGGCCCGGCCATTGGCCGCTCGCTAAGTATGCTGGGTGCCCAGACGTCGCAGGTGGCTGCCAAAGCTCCGCAGGACATTCGCCCCTCGCTCACCCAACTGGCAGATTGGCTGCTCCGCGCCGGCGGGCAGCTGGAGCAGGATGGGGACAAGTCTTAGGAGTTGACTGAGCTATTGGTCGGAATGCCAGCTCGATAATGCAGCCTGCTTCCTGGAATGTTGGCTTTATTCTTACCTCGTGTATAGTCGTTGCCAGTAAGCAGCACCGCCCCAACGCTTACCTGCTACATCAGCCAACCAAGCCCGTGAGTGTGCGCAGCGGCCTCTAGCCCAAGTAAAGCCGGAAAATGGTGCCCGTTCCCAATTCGCTGGTTACGTCGATGTGGCCGCCGTGGGCCTCTACCAGACGGTTCACCAGAAACAACCCCACCCCGGTGCCCGAGGCAGCCTGGGTATGGAAGCGGCGAAACAGCTGAAACAGCTCGGCGCCGTGCCGGTCCAGGTCGATGCCCAGGCCGTTGTCCTGCACCTCCAGTACGGGGCGCCCCGCTTCGCAGCAGGCCCGCAGCTGCACGTGCGGCGGGCGGTCCGGGTGCCGGTACTTCAAGGCGTTGCCGAGCAGATTGAGCAGGATGGTGCGCAAGTGTATGCGCACGTACGTGAGTTCGGGCAGGGCCGTGAAGTCAGTGCGCACCTGCGCCTGCGTGGCTTCTACCTGCGGCCCCAGCACCGCCAGTATTTCGGCCACCAGGTCGGCCAGCAGCACCGGCTCGGGAGCAGGGCCGTTCACGGACCGGTCGGCTGCCACCACGGCCGCCAGGTCGTTGATGGTGGTGCTCAGGTCCCGCAACGACGTGTCGACCAGCCCAAACACGTAGGCAGCATCCGGGTCGTGGATAATGGCGGTGCGGCGCAATTCCTCAAACAAGCCTTGCAGGTTGTTAACCGGCTGCTTCAGGTCGTGCGAGGCCGCGTACACAAAGTTGTCCAGGTCGAGGTTGGTGCGCGCCAGCTGGGCGTTGGTGCGGGCCAGCTCGGCGTTGGCCGCCGTAAGCTGGTTGTTTTTGTGGTCGACTTCCTGGCGCGCTTCCGTCAGCTTCTCCAGCGAGTCGCGCAGCTGCTGGTTTACACCCCGCAGCTTTTCGTGGTAAGACGCGACGTACTGCCGCCACTCGTTTTTTTCGATGGCGTGCCACACGGTTTTAAACAGCAGCTCGTGGTCGAACTGCTGCTTTACCAGGTAGTCCAGGGCCCCGCTGTTGAGGGCCCGCACGGCCAGCACCTCACTGCCCGCCCCCGTAATCATGACGGCGCACAGGCTGTCAGGGGGGGCCAGCTTGAGCAGCTCGGCCAGCAGGTGCAGGCCGTCCGTGTCGGGCAGGTTGTAGTCGAGCAGCACGCAGTCGGGGCGCAACACCGCAAACTGCGCGCAAGCCTCGGCGCCCGAGCTGGCTTCGCTGATTTCGAGGCGCTCAAATCCGGTGTGTTTGCTTAGATAACGCCGGTACAACGCCCGGTCATGCTCGCTGTCGTCAACGAGTAGTATCTTTTTCACCAGCCTGTCGCTAATTCACCTTGGGTAGTTCGGAAGTCTCCAGCCAGTACTGAATGGCAAGCCGGATTTTCTCTTCCAGGGCGGCATATTCCAGGGGCTTGGTGAGGTAGCTGTTCGCGCCCAGTTGGTAGCAATCCTGAATGTCCTGCTCGCTGGAGGAAGTGCTGAAGATAATAACCGGAATAGACAGCAGCTCCGGGTCGTTTTTGAGTGCCTCCAGCACCATGCGGCCATCGGTGCCGGGCATGTTGAGGTCGAGCAGCACCAGCGCCGGCAAGACCGAAGGCCACCCCACGGCTTTGCCGTGCCCTTGCAGGTACTGCAGGGCCTGGTCGCCGTTTTCGCAGCGCAGCACGGGGTTTTGCAGCGCATGCTTGCGGAAGGCCCGGCCCAGGGCCGTGAAATCTTCTATACTGTCTTCTACCACCAATATTGGTTTGAGCGGATGGGTTGTCATAGCGGGGCTAGAGTCTAGCGTTTGGGAAGCGTGAAGTAAAAGGTGGTGCCCTGCCCAGGAGTGGATTTCACCCATAAGCTGCCACCGTGTTTCTCAACCATTTTTTTGGCAATGGCCAGGCCGGCGCCGGTTCCGCCGCCGTATTTGTCCTGGGCGTGCAGGCGCTTGAACAGCTTGAAGATGATGGCGTGGTGCTTCGGGTCGATGCCGATACCGTTGTCCTGCACGTAGAACACGTAAAACTCGTCCAGGTTCACGGGCTGCCCCAGCTGGCCGGCGCTGTCACCGGAAACCTGGCCCACCGTAATGGTCGGCGCGGGCCGGTCGGTGTACTTGATGGCG
This region of Hymenobacter sp. YIM 151500-1 genomic DNA includes:
- a CDS encoding sensor histidine kinase, encoding MKKILLVDDSEHDRALYRRYLSKHTGFERLEISEASSGAEACAQFAVLRPDCVLLDYNLPDTDGLHLLAELLKLAPPDSLCAVMITGAGSEVLAVRALNSGALDYLVKQQFDHELLFKTVWHAIEKNEWRQYVASYHEKLRGVNQQLRDSLEKLTEARQEVDHKNNQLTAANAELARTNAQLARTNLDLDNFVYAASHDLKQPVNNLQGLFEELRRTAIIHDPDAAYVFGLVDTSLRDLSTTINDLAAVVAADRSVNGPAPEPVLLADLVAEILAVLGPQVEATQAQVRTDFTALPELTYVRIHLRTILLNLLGNALKYRHPDRPPHVQLRACCEAGRPVLEVQDNGLGIDLDRHGAELFQLFRRFHTQAASGTGVGLFLVNRLVEAHGGHIDVTSELGTGTIFRLYLG
- a CDS encoding carboxypeptidase-like regulatory domain-containing protein encodes the protein MTRFLVQIRNALGPRWRGGLLLALLLWAGGAAAQVRVTGSVSEAATRRPVPGASVVVQRTGRGVVASPEGEFDVTAASTDTLLFRAVGFKAQRLPLGGTGLSQLIVQIRLQPDTVRLSEVRVQEGRPDRATINRALRNIKRPSTAPASAAKRPPAPKPLFPVDSTAPKAPTPTLQSPVSLLYDQFSREGKERRKMEEIRAQEAAEKARQARQRYNKNFKDNRGYE
- the uvsE gene encoding UV DNA damage repair endonuclease UvsE — encoded protein: MRIGYPCVNESLDCTSTSTFRLASYSDERVEQAVANNLACLQRILEYNVEHGLLFFRIGSGIVPFGSHPINTYPWQTRFAAEFRAIGDYIKAHDMRVSFHPDQFVVLNSPNPDIVQRSIEELVYQGSMLDLMGLDSTAKLQIHLGGLYGDRDAAIERFISVWHTLPEAVQVRLVVENDDRLFSLQDCLRLHAATGTPILFDNFHHECLNNGEPMPEALRLAAATWHPTRDGVMMMDYSSQSPGERRGKHVASIEEDLFRSFLQDLGDLDADIMLEIKDKEVSAHKACGIMRELALLPPARPGYAPPTPKEVLAATEGPAPKKPRRKTAKVAEASAATQPADEAAAS
- a CDS encoding response regulator, with translation MTTHPLKPILVVEDSIEDFTALGRAFRKHALQNPVLRCENGDQALQYLQGHGKAVGWPSVLPALVLLDLNMPGTDGRMVLEALKNDPELLSIPVIIFSTSSSEQDIQDCYQLGANSYLTKPLEYAALEEKIRLAIQYWLETSELPKVN